A single Amphiprion ocellaris isolate individual 3 ecotype Okinawa chromosome 15, ASM2253959v1, whole genome shotgun sequence DNA region contains:
- the LOC129350589 gene encoding uncharacterized protein LOC129350589 yields the protein MALSFKKVRAFLSSKASTSTDDATENRKERERWPFSKAAKRQFDEMQADQKKIFKRKHPEFPVDLDQEQSESVVRSSERCPSSGRPSESVSTVNSRKTCEKVSKFTSRDDEGYDEDADKFSTPVVALRYSESLDTLVSVHEESESDDRSSYQEPATELVSAPEPAASQVRTESHSSLYLSPEEKDVVSALLLKVMAKFFSKSRVLVTTEQLQIILKQLLILLDERYLSPDFITKITQETDKITKAMVKDLDRMFGSTEKLLEAATTAKDESFKDTVWMALQVNLEAIPRPDNLKSGDTRFFSSVGRGFSENFRRLKKSLAGSNTVAIILVILFCISVLPL from the coding sequence ATGGCCCTGAGCTTTAAAAAGGTCAGAGCCTTTTTATCATCAAAGGCCTCGACTTCAACAGACGATGCgactgaaaacagaaaggaGCGTGAACGTTGGCCATTTTCCAAGGCTGCCAAAAGGCAATTTGATGAAATGCAGGCAGACCAGAAGAAGATTTTTAAGAGGAAACATCCAGAGTTCCCTGTGGATCTGGACCAAGAGCAAAGCGAGTCTGTAGTCAGAAGCTCAGAAAGATGTCCTTCATCAGGAAGGCCTTCTGAGTCTGTGTCTACAGTCAACTCCAGAAAAACTTGTGAAAAAGTTTCCAAATTTACCAGCAGGGACGATGAGGGCTATGATGAGGACGCTGATAAATTCTCTACACCAGTTGTAGCCCTCAGATACTCAGAGTCTCTCGACACTTTGGTGTCGGTCCATGAAGAGTCTGAGTCCGATGACAGATCCTCCTATCAAGAACCAGCGACTGAACTGGTCTCTGCTCCTGAACCCGCCGCTTCCCAGGTCAGAACTGAATCACATTCTTCACTCTACTTGTCCCCCGAAGAAAAGGATGTCGTCAGcgctctgctgctgaaggtgatGGCAAAATTCTTCTCTAAATCCAGGGTGTTAGTCACCACAGAGCAACTCCAGATCATCCTGAAGCAACTGTTGATCCTTCTGGATGAACGCTACCTGTCACCTGACTTCATCACAAAAATAACCCAGGAGACGGACAAAATAACGAAGGCCATGGTGAAGGACCTTGACAGGATGTTTGGCTCTACAGAAAAGCTGCTGGAGGCAGCGACGACTGCAAAAGATGAATCTTTTAAGGACACTGTGTGGATGGCTTTGCAGGTTAATTTAGAAGCCATCCCTCGACCAGACAATTTGAAATCTGGAGACACCAGGTTCTTCTCATCGGTGGGAAGAGGCTTCAGCGAAAACTTTCGCCGTTTGAAGAAGAGTTTGGCAGGTTCTAATACCGTAGCGATTATATTAGTAATCCTTTTTTGTATATCAGTATTACCTCTGTGA